The nucleotide window AATAAAGCAGAGCTGAACCCTGCTATACTCCTCTGTACTTGTTCTGTTGCGGGCgcccccatcttcttccttcttctctatcTTGTGATTTTCtgccaacttgattggctgtgcaaggagttaattcagtcctggcaagtgTAAGCAAAGTTTTGATAGATTAGGCAAgctatcagacaggtaagaattcttaatgcagaagggacgtcgcctgtccctttctgcaaaaaagccctGTCTGGTCTCACTGCCttgtgaaactttagttctgctttaactaataAAAAGACTCAATGCCCACTCATACTAAGGAAGCAAAAtctaaatatgaatacattttaagggACAAATATTGGGGTTGCTCCTGAAATGGCTTGTTGTCCTGGAAAGGTGACCTTCATCACTTCTAAAATGCAGACCCTGaggcaaataaaatttaaagggataacataatttcttttatttatactgGTTAAAGtttgttgttgaaaaaaatattgaaataaaattaacCCAACACCCAGACAATTAGCACTTTAAGAGGATAAGCCCATTGATGGCAGCTTCACTATATGTTTTATGATGGGTTTATTGAGGACATATCAATAGGGCAGGCACGCGTGTTGTTCCTTGTACGTGTGCTCGATTATGTAATCCATCTCAAGTGTCAGAATTAAGGTTATTTGCAGTGCTATAAGGTGTAATTTGCTGAACGTATTAAACACCTGACTGTTCCCATGTCCTCCTCAGTATAAAGGCCCAAGAATGCCAAAATGAGATGGCAGTGACTGCCGAGACATTGATGTGAAGAGGTACTGGCTTTTTACATGGACCATTAATAGCGATGTCAATCAAGGCTGGAAGTAGAGACACTCATTCCCAATGTATACTTACAGCTTATTACCTCTAAAGTTTGCAGTTCTGAAAGTGGAGAGTTTTCAATGAGGCAATTCATTACAATAAGTGCGGCTTAATCCTTCTTCTTTACGGGTCGGCACGTACTGTATGAGCACCAGAAGTGCAAGCTCCACTTATAGCCATTCCTTTGCAGTTGGAGCACGTACACCTTTTGTTTCTGGGTAAGCTAGACTCCACAATTTTCTTGAGAAACAATATAATGTTTAGCTGTTAGAGAACTAATTTATAGGGGTTCTAGTATTGAATTGCCATTGTAAAATAGTCACCTGGACTACTGACTACTGGACTTCCTAATCCACCATGTCTCCATAATTTAACTTCAACACTAGCCCCCCATCTTTTTTAATAGTCAAGCTAATTGGACCAAAATTAGAATTCCTGTGGATAACTGGCATGTAAGTTCATGATATGTTTCTCAATAAGAAAAGATAATGTGCAAAATGCTTACTGATTGTTACAATTGTagaataaaagattaaaaaagaggTGTACTGTGCTAACCTAGTTGCACATGGGTATATACATGGGTGTTTGCCATCCTTGGCTGTCTCAGctggaggaattttttttttgtctctctccTCATTTCTTTTGCTAGCTTGAAGTTCTGGTTGCTAATTGACAGGAGTAGTGAAGACGATGTCACTGCTTCTTTCATCCATTTGGCAACTAAGCCAGAGGGAACCGCTAGAGATCTCCAGACTAAAGCCAGGGCACTTCCAGTTATTTAGACACACTTTTATCTGCAGAATCCATGCATTCAACTGGGCCCTGGGCATGTCCCTTGGCTCATGCATCACATATTTCTAGAAGATATGTTGGCCATACAATTATGCACAAACATTCTGTTGCAGCTATTCTCAAAAGTTTTCAGTtgtgctcttctttttttttcagaccagGCACCTTTTTTTATCTGGTAAGTCATCCAGATTTGGTAATCCTGTGCACGCTGAAGCTCCAGTTTCGTGTTCTTAGCTGACAAGAGTGGAAATCGGTAGTCGCCTTTTATCGTAGCCCATCCTCTTCAAGTCATTTGACATACCATTTGTATTCCATGATCAAATAAACTCATATTTTCCACCTATCCTATTCTAACATTTGGTaactttgtgttttaaatgtagcCTCATGGTCCACAGACTGGGCATATGCATTAACAAGTACATGGCCCACTTTGGCTAAAATGAAAGGTTCTCTTTACAAACTTGCTCATTGATACCTCCATGCTCTATTTTTCCTGAGTACTGCATCCTGGAAATATGAAGCTATGTGTCACCCCATACTCCAGGTACACCCATCGTCCCCAACAGACAAACTGAGCAGTTGGAGTATGTAGTGAGGGTATCAGTGTGGGAGGTAGAAGTAGCCTGTCAACCTAATCTCCTAAAAGATGACAGATTTTATTTCAGGCAGTGCTTACCTATCTATAAACCAGTTTCACATTTCAGCAAGACAGAACAAGATGCATTTTATGGTATTCTAAATACTGTTCTTTCTCTTTTGTGTGCTGAATCTAACAACATTTTCATATTCTACTAGAGCTACTAGTTGTGTACTGTGTTCAGTGGTAGCCAGGAAGCTTTACCTCAGAAAACTTTTGTCCCGGGGTTACCTGGGCATTCTAAGGTCTTCTTAATCTTTCCATTTTAAGTACTTCTTACTTCATCCATTTTAAGTATTAAAGAAGGTATACTTTAATGCTTGTTAAATAACTGACCCAGAACAGGGATATGCATGTAAGGTTTTCTCACAGTTCACTGTGTGCGTGTTGTTCTGGCGCAGTGACATCTACTGCTCTCGTGTGGTCACTATTCAGAAAGCAGTTTAGAATCTAAATTTTGCTTGGGAATTGATATTCatacaattagaaaatgtgtgaatcaactttaaCTCACAATTAATTAATTTTCTGTTTGAattcaaagtgaaaaatgtatgcACTTTCAAGAAAACGTAGGTCACAACAATTATGAATAGacacaaaaaaaggatataaaaatggACACTGCAATAAGagttatagtatttttttaatggatttaaaacataaaaacacaacaacCCGTAGCATAGATACAACCAGTAGGGTGGCTCTTGGGAGAAGTTATGAACATTTTGGAGAGGTGacagtacaactgtgcaaaactgaaggGAAGGTTGAACGGCAGATGTAATGCAAGATAAATTTACTCAGGGGATCACTGTTGCAGTGCATTACTTCATACATTTGTGCATCTCTAATTACAGGTTACCTGCAGGCATCCCGGGCCCTTATGATCTCAGCATTAGTTTTTGGATTTTTCTCGTGTCTAAGTGGGATGGTTGGACTGCAGTGCACAAAGGTTGCTGAAGGAAATTCTGTATTGAAGGGCAAGTTTGCTACAGCAGCTGGAGCTTTATCTATATTTGCAGGTAAGTTGAATATTACTGGCTTCTATATTCCTTTACCCCATACCCCATAAACAATGAAAAAGGGTCACACCACTATGATGTCAGTCACCATGGTTCAACATATGATGACTTAAGTTCAAGCACTGTAGGGGGAAGTCAAGGTGGTAACAGCAAAGGGTTCTTGTTCATTATATGATCTCTACCTTCTTCAGGTATCTGTGCTGGGATTTCTGTCTCTTGGTACGCATTCAACATCACCAAGGACTTCTTCAACCCACTGTACCCTGGAACCAAGTACGTACGAAAATCAAAGTGTAAAAGTTGGCACGTACTTATTACACACCAATCACAATGAATAAtatgacttttttgattctttctTCACTAGATATGAAATTGGTCCGGCTCTTTAATTAGGCTGGTCAGGGGCTCTTCTGGATGTGGTTGGTGGATCACTCATGTGCTGCTCATTCAAATCTCAGGTGGTCAAAGCCAAACAGTAAGTATCGATTttgatgcttaaaaaaaaaaaacatttttttgcagctcaatacatttcctaatagaaaataattaattttacctAAGTGCCGCCtgcttatttaaataaattgccaTAGGGACTAAAAATTGTGGTCTAAAAGTCCTCTTTGTGGATGACTTTCAGTAAATTGGAGTATCTGTTTTAATAACATCATGCAAATCTATCTGAGACTCAACAAGTCCTATATAACTACATTGGTAGAGTTCCCAGCTACATCACAAGGGCATCGCAGTGTATTGGGTTAGGACTGACTTGGTCCCTCGTCGTGTTGTTAAAGGTTTCCAAGTAAAGATTGGGAAAATGATCTTGTTCCTTTAGGGTTATATTTCATGATAAGCAGCTCGGTTGACTTGAATAGAGAAGCCAGTAGTAGATTAGAGCTGATACCTCTGGTGTAGGATAATCAAATATATGGAACACTTTTTAAACAATGGGTGCAATCTTCTAGGCCAGTCTACTTTTAGTTATAGAGATGGTTTATGCATTGTAGGAAGGTCCGAAACAACAGACCTCTTGCCTTTTTAGCCAGTCTTCTTTTTAGGGTTTCTTAACTTCTGTTGGTAGCTTGTGCAATTATTTGATCACAATCACTGGTCAGTTGATCCTATTTTGTTGTATGATGAAAGAGTAAGCAATGTTCCAGAGGAAATGGACAACCCAAGAGAAGTTTTTTATGCCTACTCTCTATAGGCTTTGAGCAGTATCGACCAGCTTTtcccaatctttttaacatgggggaaccctttaaactACTTTTAGGTCATAGGAAatcccttctttaattactatatatcTGTGTCGTATTGTAGAAATGCACATTGTACTCTATATGCACACACAACATTTATAGAATATGTCCAAAGATATTATATGTTAAGTGTATACAATGTGAACATTGGTAAACAATTAACTTATCATTTGTTTTACAGAGGATACACATATAATTACCGGGCTCCAAACACAGTGACATCAGCAAAGCCAGCACCCCAAACTGCCCTCCCGCGATA belongs to Pyxicephalus adspersus chromosome 2, UCB_Pads_2.0, whole genome shotgun sequence and includes:
- the CLDN15 gene encoding LOW QUALITY PROTEIN: claudin-15 (The sequence of the model RefSeq protein was modified relative to this genomic sequence to represent the inferred CDS: substituted 1 base at 1 genomic stop codon), with translation MSMIVETTGFFFGDIGSVMLGITLFNANWRVSSVDGNVITTSTLFENLWMSCATDSTGVYNCRDFPSLLALSGYLQASRALMISALVFGFFSCLSGMVGLQCTKVAEGNSVLKGKFATAAGALSIFAGICAGISVSWYAFNITKDFFNPLYPGTKYEIGPALXLGWSGALLDVVGGSLMCCSFKSQVVKAKQGYTYNYRAPNTVTSAKPAPQTALPRYESSNSISKYGKNAYV